A window of the Vigna angularis cultivar LongXiaoDou No.4 chromosome 3, ASM1680809v1, whole genome shotgun sequence genome harbors these coding sequences:
- the LOC108325903 gene encoding ABC transporter B family member 20 isoform X1 translates to MMVSRGLFGWSPPHIQPLTPVSEVSEPPESPSPYLDLGAETSASQPMEVEEEMEEAEEIEPPPAAVPFSHLFACADRLDWFLMIVGSLAAAAHGTALVVYLHYFAKVLWVPKQFSAEDQFQRFKELALTIVYIAGGVFAAGWIEVSCWILTGERQTAVIRSKYVQVLLNQDMSFFDTYGNNGDIVSQVLSDVLLIQSALSEKVGNYIHNMATFFSGLVIAFINCWQIALITLATGPFIVAAGGISNIFLHRLAENIQDAYAEAASIAEQAVSYIRTLYAFTNETLSKYSYATSLQATLRYGILISLVQGLGLGFTYGLAICSCALQLWVGRLLVIHGKAHGGEIVTALFAVILSGLGLNQAATNFYSFDQGRIAAYRLFEMISRSSSSFNHDGSAPASVQGNIEFRNVYFSYLSRPEIPILSGFYLTVPAKKTVALVGRNGSGKSSIIPLMERFYDPTLGEVLLDGENIKNMKLEWLRSQIGLVTQEPALLSLSIRDNIAYGRDTTMDQIEEAAKIAHAHTFISSLDKGYDTQVGRAGLALTEEQKIKLSIARAVLLNPSILLLDEVTGGLDFEAERSVQEALDLLMLGRSTIIIARRLSLIKNADYIAVMEDGQLVEMGTHDELLTLDGLYAELLRCEEATKLPKRMPVRNYKETATFQMEKDSSESHSFKEPSSPKMIKSPSLQRVSALFRPSDGFFNSQESPKIRRPPSEKMMENGQSLDSADKEPSIKRQDSFEMRLPELPKIDVQCVHRQKSNGSDPESPVSPLLTSDPKNERSHSQTFSRPDSHSGDLSVKMTETKDARHRKQPSIWRLAELSFAEWLYAVLGSTGAAIFGSFNPLLAYVIGLVVTDYYKIDDERHFQREIDKWCLIIACMGIVTVVANFLQHFYFGIMGEKMTERVRRMMFSAMLRNETGWFDEEENSADNLSMRLANDATFVRAAFSNRLSIFIQDSAAVIVAFLIGVLLHWRLALVALATLPVLCVSAVAQKLWLAGFSKGIQEMHRKASLVLEDAVRNIYTVVAFCAGNKVMELYQLQLNKIFKQSFLHGVAIGFAFGFSQFLLFACNALLLWYTAICVNKGYVKTPTALKEYMVFSFATFALVEPFGLAPYILKRRKSLISVFEIIDRVPKIDPDDNKAMKPPNVYGSIELKNVDFCYPSRPEVLVLSNFSLKVNGGQTIAVVGVSGSGKSTIISLIERFYDPVSGQVLLDGRDLKQYNLRWLRSHLGLVQQEPIIFSTTIRENIIYARHNASEAEIKEAARIANAHHFISSLPHGYDTHVGMRGVDLTPGQKQRIAIARVILKNAPILLLDEASSSIESESSRVVQEALDTLVMGNKTTILIAHRAAMMRHVDNIVVLNGGRIVEEGTHDSLVAKNGLYVRLMQPHFGKALRQHRLV, encoded by the exons ATGATGGTTTCTCGGGGGCTGTTCGGGTGGTCCCCGCCACATATACAGCCTCTCACGCCGGTATCCGAGGTTTCGGAGCCGCCGGAGTCGCCGTCGCCGTATCTGGACCTCGGGGCCGAGACCTCCGCGTCGCAGCCGATGGAGGTCGAGGAAGAGATGGAGGAGGCTGAAGAGATTGAGCCGCCGCCTGCCGCCGTTCCCTTCTCTCACCTCTTCGCCTGCGCCGACCGCCTCGACTGGTTTCTCATGATCGTCGGCTCCCTCGCCGCCGCCGCGCACGGCACCGCTCTAGTCGTTTACTTGCATTACTTCGCCAAGGTTCTTTGGGTTCCTAAGCAGTTTTCGGCGGAAGATCAGTTTCAGAGGTTCAAGGAG CTTGCTTTAACCATTGTTTATATTGCTGGTGGAGTTTTTGCTGCTGGTTGGATTG AGGTTTCATGTTGGATTCTTACTGGAGAACGGCAGACTGCTGTGATCAGATCAAAATATGTCCAAGTATTACTTAACCAAGATATGAGTTTTTTTGATACTTATGGAAATAATGGAGACATTGTGAGTCAAGTATTAAGTGATGTGCTGCTCATTCAGTCTGCTCTTAGTGAAAAG GTTGGGAATTATATTCATAATATGGCAACATTCTTCAGTGGTCTTGTTATTGCTTTTATCAATTGTTGGCAGATTGCATTGATAACATTAGCTACAGGTCCATTTATTGTTGCTGCAGGAGGAATATCAAATATATTCCTCCACAGGCTTGCCGAGAATATTCAAGATGCATATGCTGAAGCAGCCAGCATTGCTGAACAG GCAGTTTCCTATATAAGGACCTTGTATGCATTTACAAATGAAACATTGTCTaaatattcatatgcaacatcGCTTCAAGCTACTCTTAGATATGGTATATTGATAAGTCTTGTTCAAGGGCTTGGCCTTGGTTTTACTTATGGACTTGCAATATGTTCTTGTGCATTACAACTCTGGGTTGGAAGGCTCCTGGTTATACATGGAAAAGCTCATGGTGGTGAAATTGTAACAGCTCTGTTTGCTGTGATTCTAAGTGGCTT GGGATTGAATCAAGCAGCAACAAATTTCTACTCATTTGATCAAGGGCGCATAGCTGCCTATAGACTATTTGAGATGATTAGCCGGTCATCCTCATCTTTTAATCATGATGGCAGTGCTCCAGCTTCTGTGCAAGGAAATATAGAGTTTCGGAATGTATACTTCAGTTATCTTTCTCGCCCTGAAATCCCTATCTTGAGTGGGTTTTATCTCACTGTTCCTGCTAAAAAGACTGTGGCACTTGTTGGAAGAAATGGCTCTGGTAAAAGTAGTATTATTCCCCTTATGGAGCGATTCTATGATCCAACTTTAG GGGAAGTTCTTTTAGATGGTGAAAACATAAAGAATATGAAACTGGAATGGTTAAGGAGTCAGATAGGACTGGTCACCCAGGAACCTGCTTTGCTCAGTTTGAGTATAAGAGACAACATTGCTTATGGAAGAGATACCACCATGGATCAAATTGAAGAGGCTGCTAAAATAGCTCATGCACATACCTTTATCAGCTCATTAGATAAAGGTTATGACACACAG GTTGGCAGGGCAGGTCTAGCTTTAACAGAAGAGCAGAAAATAAAGCTTTCTATTGCAAGAGCTGTGCTTTTAAATCCATCCATTCTTCTTCTTGACGAGGTTACTGGTGGACTTGATTTTGAGGCTGAGAGGTCTGTTCAGGAAGCTCTTGACCTGCTAATGTTGGGACGCTCAACAATAATAATTGCTCGAAGGCTTAGTCTTATAAAGAATGCTGATTATATAGCTGTCATGGAGGATGGTCAGCTTGTTGAAATGGGTACACATGATGAGTTACTGACCCTGGATGGCTTATACGCAGAGCTTCTACGATGTGAAGAAGCCACAAAACTTCCCAAGAG GATGCCTGTTCGAAATTATAAGGAGACTGCAACTTTCCAAATGGAGAAGGATTCTTCAGAAAGTCACAGCTTCAAAGAACCTTCATCTCCTAAAATGATAAAGTCACCCTCTCTTCAAAGAGTTTCTGCCCTTTTTCGGCCCTCGGATGGCTTTTTTAATTCACAAGAATCACCAAAAATTCGGAGGCCACCATCAGAGAAGATGATGGAAAATGGACAGTCTTTAGATTCAGCAGACAAGGAACCATCAATTAAAAGGCAGGATAGTTTTGAAATGAGACTACCGGAGTTACCCAAGATTGATGTTCAATGTGTGCATAGACAAAAGTCAAATGGTTCTGACCCAGAATCCCCTGTTTCACCTCTTTTAACATCTGATCCTAAAAATGAACGCTCCCATTCACAGACTTTTAGCAGGCCTGACAGTCATTCTGGTGATCTTTCGGTGAAAATGACTGAAACAAAGGATGCGAGGCATCGAAAACAACCCTCAATATGGAGGCTAGCAGAACTTAGTTTTGCAGAGTGGCTTTATGCTGTGTTAGGAAGCACGGGCGCTGCTATCTTTGGTTCTTTCAATCCCCTTCTTGCCTATGTTATTGGTTTGGTGGTGACAGATTACTATAAAATTGATGACGAACGTCACTTCCAAAGGGAGATAGACAAATGGTGCTTGATCATTGCCTGCATGGGTATTGTGACGGTTGTTGCCAACTTTTTACAGCATTTCTACTTTGGTATTATGGGGGAGAAAATGACAGAAAGAGTTAGGAGAATGATGTTCTCAG CCATGCTACGCAATGAAACTGGATGGTTTGATGAAGAGGAAAATAGTGCTGACAACCTATCAATGCGCTTGGCCAATGATGCTACGTTTGTGCGAGCAGCTTTCAGTAACCGCCTTTCCATATTTATACAGGACAGTGCTGCAGTTATTGTTGCATTTCTCATTGGTGTTTTGCTGCACTGGCGATTAGCACTTGTGGCTTTAGCAACACTTCCAGTTCTTTGTGTTTCTGCTGTTGCCCAG AAATTATGGCTTGCTGGATTTTCAAAGGGCATACAAGAAATGCACAGAAAGGCATCTTTGGTTCTTGAAGATGCAGTTAGGAATATTTACACTGTTGTTGCATTTTGTGCTGGTAATAAGGTGATGGAACTCTACCAGTTacagttaaataaaatatttaagcaAAGCTTTCTTCATGGAGTGGCCATTGGTTTTGCATTTGGCTTTTCACAGTTTCTGCTCTTTGCATGTAATGCCCTTCTACTTTGGTACACTGCAATATGTGTAAATAAGGGATATGTGAAGACACCTACTGCTCTCAAGGAGTACATGGTTTTCTCATTTGCTACCTTTGCCCTTGTGGAGCCTTTTGGGTTGGCTCCTTACATACTTAAGCGACGTAAATCTCTCATATCAGTGTTTGAAATTATAGATCGTGTGCCTAAGATTGATCCTGATGATAACAAAGCAATGAAGCCACCCAATGTATATGGGAGCATTGAGTTGAAAAATGTTGATTTTTGTTATCCTTCCCGGCCAGAAGTGTTGGTATTAAGCAATTTTAGCCTCAAAGTCAATGGAGGGCAAACAATTGCTGTAGTGGGAGTTTCCGGGTCAGGGAAGAGCACAATAATATCTTTGATCGAGAGATTCTACGATCCAGTTTCTGGCCAAGTTTTGCTAGATGGGAGGGATTTAAAGCAATATAATTTGAGATGGTTGAGGAGCCACCTTGGTCTGGTTCAGCAGGAACCGATTATCTTCTCAACAACCATAAGGGAAAACATCATATATGCCAGACATAATGCCAGTGAAGCTGAAATAAAGGAGGCTGCAAGAATAGCAAATGCTCATCACTTCATCAGTAGTTTGCCTCATGGTTATGACACTCATGTTGGGATGAGAGGTGTTGACTTAACCCCTGGACAAAAACAGAGAATTGCAATTGCAAGGGTAATTCTTAAAAATGCTCCTATTTTGTTGCTGGATGAAGCTAGTTCATCAATTGAATCTGAGTCAAGCCGAGTGGTGCAAGAGGCTCTAGACACCCTAGTAATGGGAAACAAAACCACTATTTTAATAGCACACAGAGCTGCAATGATGAGGCACGTGGACAACATAGTAGTTCTAAATGGAGGAAGGATAGTGGAGGAGGGGACCCATGATTCATTGGTGGCAAAAAATGGTCTGTATGTCCGATTGATGCAACCTCATTTTGGTAAGGCTTTGCGTCAGCATCGGCTTGTTTAG
- the LOC108325903 gene encoding ABC transporter B family member 20 isoform X2 translates to MMVSRGLFGWSPPHIQPLTPVSEVSEPPESPSPYLDLGAETSASQPMEVEEEMEEAEEIEPPPAAVPFSHLFACADRLDWFLMIVGSLAAAAHGTALVVYLHYFAKVLWVPKQFSAEDQFQRFKELALTIVYIAGGVFAAGWIGPFIVAAGGISNIFLHRLAENIQDAYAEAASIAEQAVSYIRTLYAFTNETLSKYSYATSLQATLRYGILISLVQGLGLGFTYGLAICSCALQLWVGRLLVIHGKAHGGEIVTALFAVILSGLGLNQAATNFYSFDQGRIAAYRLFEMISRSSSSFNHDGSAPASVQGNIEFRNVYFSYLSRPEIPILSGFYLTVPAKKTVALVGRNGSGKSSIIPLMERFYDPTLGEVLLDGENIKNMKLEWLRSQIGLVTQEPALLSLSIRDNIAYGRDTTMDQIEEAAKIAHAHTFISSLDKGYDTQVGRAGLALTEEQKIKLSIARAVLLNPSILLLDEVTGGLDFEAERSVQEALDLLMLGRSTIIIARRLSLIKNADYIAVMEDGQLVEMGTHDELLTLDGLYAELLRCEEATKLPKRMPVRNYKETATFQMEKDSSESHSFKEPSSPKMIKSPSLQRVSALFRPSDGFFNSQESPKIRRPPSEKMMENGQSLDSADKEPSIKRQDSFEMRLPELPKIDVQCVHRQKSNGSDPESPVSPLLTSDPKNERSHSQTFSRPDSHSGDLSVKMTETKDARHRKQPSIWRLAELSFAEWLYAVLGSTGAAIFGSFNPLLAYVIGLVVTDYYKIDDERHFQREIDKWCLIIACMGIVTVVANFLQHFYFGIMGEKMTERVRRMMFSAMLRNETGWFDEEENSADNLSMRLANDATFVRAAFSNRLSIFIQDSAAVIVAFLIGVLLHWRLALVALATLPVLCVSAVAQKLWLAGFSKGIQEMHRKASLVLEDAVRNIYTVVAFCAGNKVMELYQLQLNKIFKQSFLHGVAIGFAFGFSQFLLFACNALLLWYTAICVNKGYVKTPTALKEYMVFSFATFALVEPFGLAPYILKRRKSLISVFEIIDRVPKIDPDDNKAMKPPNVYGSIELKNVDFCYPSRPEVLVLSNFSLKVNGGQTIAVVGVSGSGKSTIISLIERFYDPVSGQVLLDGRDLKQYNLRWLRSHLGLVQQEPIIFSTTIRENIIYARHNASEAEIKEAARIANAHHFISSLPHGYDTHVGMRGVDLTPGQKQRIAIARVILKNAPILLLDEASSSIESESSRVVQEALDTLVMGNKTTILIAHRAAMMRHVDNIVVLNGGRIVEEGTHDSLVAKNGLYVRLMQPHFGKALRQHRLV, encoded by the exons ATGATGGTTTCTCGGGGGCTGTTCGGGTGGTCCCCGCCACATATACAGCCTCTCACGCCGGTATCCGAGGTTTCGGAGCCGCCGGAGTCGCCGTCGCCGTATCTGGACCTCGGGGCCGAGACCTCCGCGTCGCAGCCGATGGAGGTCGAGGAAGAGATGGAGGAGGCTGAAGAGATTGAGCCGCCGCCTGCCGCCGTTCCCTTCTCTCACCTCTTCGCCTGCGCCGACCGCCTCGACTGGTTTCTCATGATCGTCGGCTCCCTCGCCGCCGCCGCGCACGGCACCGCTCTAGTCGTTTACTTGCATTACTTCGCCAAGGTTCTTTGGGTTCCTAAGCAGTTTTCGGCGGAAGATCAGTTTCAGAGGTTCAAGGAG CTTGCTTTAACCATTGTTTATATTGCTGGTGGAGTTTTTGCTGCTGGTTGGATTG GTCCATTTATTGTTGCTGCAGGAGGAATATCAAATATATTCCTCCACAGGCTTGCCGAGAATATTCAAGATGCATATGCTGAAGCAGCCAGCATTGCTGAACAG GCAGTTTCCTATATAAGGACCTTGTATGCATTTACAAATGAAACATTGTCTaaatattcatatgcaacatcGCTTCAAGCTACTCTTAGATATGGTATATTGATAAGTCTTGTTCAAGGGCTTGGCCTTGGTTTTACTTATGGACTTGCAATATGTTCTTGTGCATTACAACTCTGGGTTGGAAGGCTCCTGGTTATACATGGAAAAGCTCATGGTGGTGAAATTGTAACAGCTCTGTTTGCTGTGATTCTAAGTGGCTT GGGATTGAATCAAGCAGCAACAAATTTCTACTCATTTGATCAAGGGCGCATAGCTGCCTATAGACTATTTGAGATGATTAGCCGGTCATCCTCATCTTTTAATCATGATGGCAGTGCTCCAGCTTCTGTGCAAGGAAATATAGAGTTTCGGAATGTATACTTCAGTTATCTTTCTCGCCCTGAAATCCCTATCTTGAGTGGGTTTTATCTCACTGTTCCTGCTAAAAAGACTGTGGCACTTGTTGGAAGAAATGGCTCTGGTAAAAGTAGTATTATTCCCCTTATGGAGCGATTCTATGATCCAACTTTAG GGGAAGTTCTTTTAGATGGTGAAAACATAAAGAATATGAAACTGGAATGGTTAAGGAGTCAGATAGGACTGGTCACCCAGGAACCTGCTTTGCTCAGTTTGAGTATAAGAGACAACATTGCTTATGGAAGAGATACCACCATGGATCAAATTGAAGAGGCTGCTAAAATAGCTCATGCACATACCTTTATCAGCTCATTAGATAAAGGTTATGACACACAG GTTGGCAGGGCAGGTCTAGCTTTAACAGAAGAGCAGAAAATAAAGCTTTCTATTGCAAGAGCTGTGCTTTTAAATCCATCCATTCTTCTTCTTGACGAGGTTACTGGTGGACTTGATTTTGAGGCTGAGAGGTCTGTTCAGGAAGCTCTTGACCTGCTAATGTTGGGACGCTCAACAATAATAATTGCTCGAAGGCTTAGTCTTATAAAGAATGCTGATTATATAGCTGTCATGGAGGATGGTCAGCTTGTTGAAATGGGTACACATGATGAGTTACTGACCCTGGATGGCTTATACGCAGAGCTTCTACGATGTGAAGAAGCCACAAAACTTCCCAAGAG GATGCCTGTTCGAAATTATAAGGAGACTGCAACTTTCCAAATGGAGAAGGATTCTTCAGAAAGTCACAGCTTCAAAGAACCTTCATCTCCTAAAATGATAAAGTCACCCTCTCTTCAAAGAGTTTCTGCCCTTTTTCGGCCCTCGGATGGCTTTTTTAATTCACAAGAATCACCAAAAATTCGGAGGCCACCATCAGAGAAGATGATGGAAAATGGACAGTCTTTAGATTCAGCAGACAAGGAACCATCAATTAAAAGGCAGGATAGTTTTGAAATGAGACTACCGGAGTTACCCAAGATTGATGTTCAATGTGTGCATAGACAAAAGTCAAATGGTTCTGACCCAGAATCCCCTGTTTCACCTCTTTTAACATCTGATCCTAAAAATGAACGCTCCCATTCACAGACTTTTAGCAGGCCTGACAGTCATTCTGGTGATCTTTCGGTGAAAATGACTGAAACAAAGGATGCGAGGCATCGAAAACAACCCTCAATATGGAGGCTAGCAGAACTTAGTTTTGCAGAGTGGCTTTATGCTGTGTTAGGAAGCACGGGCGCTGCTATCTTTGGTTCTTTCAATCCCCTTCTTGCCTATGTTATTGGTTTGGTGGTGACAGATTACTATAAAATTGATGACGAACGTCACTTCCAAAGGGAGATAGACAAATGGTGCTTGATCATTGCCTGCATGGGTATTGTGACGGTTGTTGCCAACTTTTTACAGCATTTCTACTTTGGTATTATGGGGGAGAAAATGACAGAAAGAGTTAGGAGAATGATGTTCTCAG CCATGCTACGCAATGAAACTGGATGGTTTGATGAAGAGGAAAATAGTGCTGACAACCTATCAATGCGCTTGGCCAATGATGCTACGTTTGTGCGAGCAGCTTTCAGTAACCGCCTTTCCATATTTATACAGGACAGTGCTGCAGTTATTGTTGCATTTCTCATTGGTGTTTTGCTGCACTGGCGATTAGCACTTGTGGCTTTAGCAACACTTCCAGTTCTTTGTGTTTCTGCTGTTGCCCAG AAATTATGGCTTGCTGGATTTTCAAAGGGCATACAAGAAATGCACAGAAAGGCATCTTTGGTTCTTGAAGATGCAGTTAGGAATATTTACACTGTTGTTGCATTTTGTGCTGGTAATAAGGTGATGGAACTCTACCAGTTacagttaaataaaatatttaagcaAAGCTTTCTTCATGGAGTGGCCATTGGTTTTGCATTTGGCTTTTCACAGTTTCTGCTCTTTGCATGTAATGCCCTTCTACTTTGGTACACTGCAATATGTGTAAATAAGGGATATGTGAAGACACCTACTGCTCTCAAGGAGTACATGGTTTTCTCATTTGCTACCTTTGCCCTTGTGGAGCCTTTTGGGTTGGCTCCTTACATACTTAAGCGACGTAAATCTCTCATATCAGTGTTTGAAATTATAGATCGTGTGCCTAAGATTGATCCTGATGATAACAAAGCAATGAAGCCACCCAATGTATATGGGAGCATTGAGTTGAAAAATGTTGATTTTTGTTATCCTTCCCGGCCAGAAGTGTTGGTATTAAGCAATTTTAGCCTCAAAGTCAATGGAGGGCAAACAATTGCTGTAGTGGGAGTTTCCGGGTCAGGGAAGAGCACAATAATATCTTTGATCGAGAGATTCTACGATCCAGTTTCTGGCCAAGTTTTGCTAGATGGGAGGGATTTAAAGCAATATAATTTGAGATGGTTGAGGAGCCACCTTGGTCTGGTTCAGCAGGAACCGATTATCTTCTCAACAACCATAAGGGAAAACATCATATATGCCAGACATAATGCCAGTGAAGCTGAAATAAAGGAGGCTGCAAGAATAGCAAATGCTCATCACTTCATCAGTAGTTTGCCTCATGGTTATGACACTCATGTTGGGATGAGAGGTGTTGACTTAACCCCTGGACAAAAACAGAGAATTGCAATTGCAAGGGTAATTCTTAAAAATGCTCCTATTTTGTTGCTGGATGAAGCTAGTTCATCAATTGAATCTGAGTCAAGCCGAGTGGTGCAAGAGGCTCTAGACACCCTAGTAATGGGAAACAAAACCACTATTTTAATAGCACACAGAGCTGCAATGATGAGGCACGTGGACAACATAGTAGTTCTAAATGGAGGAAGGATAGTGGAGGAGGGGACCCATGATTCATTGGTGGCAAAAAATGGTCTGTATGTCCGATTGATGCAACCTCATTTTGGTAAGGCTTTGCGTCAGCATCGGCTTGTTTAG
- the LOC108325551 gene encoding photosynthetic NDH subunit of lumenal location 1, chloroplastic: MVLSSCSLTWISPSFSPKLNFPHSNYLLRNTAICSSNNTAFCALETISSGESHCQRRPLLLGVGALTANLQLTNLVFAQEKPDRYQAFVDYEDGYSYVYPREWKEFDFLAHDSAFKDKVLQLQNVRVRFIPTEKKDIRDLGPMEEVVYYLVKHRYAAPNQRPTINGMEERTIDGKHYYTFEYILTSPNYASGSFATIAIGNGRYYTLIVGANERRWKRVRDELKVVAESFRLLDI; encoded by the exons ATGGTACTTTCTTCATGCTCTTTGACTTGGATTTCACCCTCATTCTCCCCTAAG CTAAACTTCCCACATTCTAACTATTTGCTTCGCAATACTGCAATTTGCTCTTCCAACAACACTGCCTTTTGTGCATTGGAGACAATATCCAGTGGAGAAA GCCACTGCCAGAGAAGACCGCTATTGCTGGGAGTTGGAGCTTTAACTGCAAATTTACAACTGACAAATTTGGTATTTGCTCAAG AAAAACCAGACAGATACCAAGCTTTTGTGGACTATGAAGATGGGTATTCTTACGTATATCCCAGAGAGTGGAAG GAATTTGACTTTTTGGCTCATGATTCTGCCTTCAAAGACAAAGTCCTACAGTTGCAGAATGTAAGGGTGAGATTTATACCAACAGAGAAGAAAGACATCCGAGATTTGGGTCCTATGGAAGAG GTAGTATACTATTTGGTGAAGCATAGATATGCTGCACCAAACCAAAGACCAACAATAAATGGCATGGAGGag CGAACCATAGATGGAAAACATTACTATACCTTTGAATACATACTTACATCACCAAACTATGCTAGTGGCTCCTTTGCAACAATTGCCATAGGAAATG GAAGGTACTACACGTTAATTGTGGGAGCCAACGAAAGGCGATGGAAAAGAGTACGAGATGAGCTTAAAGTGGTAGCAGAGTCTTTTAGGCTTCTTGACATATAA